From Peptoanaerobacter stomatis, one genomic window encodes:
- a CDS encoding B12-binding domain-containing radical SAM protein: protein MKKKKLVLIQSSPYDHERKPIKKSKLYFVGLAMPLLAAMTPDEFDVKIILETIEDIDFDMEVDIVGIGSMGHAVIRSIDIAKEFKKRGKTVFMGGYMVSLMPEEAKKYCDSVIIGDGELAYPALLKDYLNGELKSFYNMPVKLIETPLPRFDLILDKKIGDMLPVQAGRGCPKSCSFCSIYCLYKNRYIRRPIEDVVRDIKQIKELGFNKFMLLDDNIMSNRAYMMELLDYIIPMKMTWISQCSIDIGDDRELLEKLAKSGCMTLSFGLESIVQESLDSMNKSWAKVSEYKRLIKNIQSVGIDISTEMVVGADADTIESIRKTADFIKECKIVVPRFYILTPIPGTMYHKKMLEENRIYIEDMYSYDGSQAVHIPINMSPEELTEEYWSLYEKVFKIGNIMQRTIFRKEFFKFPGRYLFYMAINLYYRYHIKKRLTPNII, encoded by the coding sequence ATGAAAAAGAAGAAACTTGTATTGATACAATCCTCTCCTTATGACCATGAAAGAAAGCCTATAAAAAAATCAAAACTTTATTTTGTAGGACTTGCAATGCCACTACTTGCTGCAATGACACCAGATGAATTTGATGTTAAAATAATTTTAGAAACAATAGAAGACATAGATTTCGATATGGAAGTAGATATAGTCGGCATAGGCAGTATGGGACATGCTGTTATAAGAAGTATAGATATTGCAAAGGAATTTAAAAAAAGAGGAAAGACAGTATTTATGGGCGGATACATGGTAAGTCTTATGCCTGAAGAAGCAAAAAAATACTGTGACAGTGTAATAATAGGAGACGGAGAATTAGCATATCCGGCATTGCTTAAAGACTATCTTAATGGTGAGCTTAAAAGTTTTTACAATATGCCTGTAAAACTTATAGAAACTCCTCTACCAAGGTTTGATTTGATTCTTGATAAAAAAATAGGAGATATGTTGCCTGTACAGGCAGGAAGAGGATGCCCCAAATCCTGTAGTTTTTGTTCCATATACTGTCTCTATAAGAATCGTTATATAAGAAGACCTATAGAAGATGTTGTCAGAGACATAAAACAGATAAAGGAGTTGGGATTTAATAAATTTATGCTTTTGGATGACAATATTATGTCAAACAGGGCATATATGATGGAACTTTTGGATTATATTATCCCTATGAAGATGACATGGATAAGTCAATGTTCGATAGATATAGGAGATGACAGAGAATTACTTGAAAAGTTAGCAAAGAGTGGTTGTATGACACTCAGCTTCGGGCTTGAAAGCATAGTTCAGGAAAGTCTCGACAGTATGAATAAATCGTGGGCAAAGGTTTCGGAATATAAAAGGCTTATTAAAAATATACAATCGGTAGGCATAGATATTTCAACAGAAATGGTAGTAGGAGCAGATGCCGATACAATAGAGTCTATAAGAAAAACTGCTGATTTTATAAAGGAATGCAAGATAGTTGTACCGAGGTTTTATATACTTACACCTATTCCGGGTACAATGTATCATAAGAAAATGCTTGAAGAAAATCGGATTTATATAGAAGATATGTACAGTTATGACGGAAGTCAGGCTGTGCATATTCCTATTAATATGAGTCCGGAAGAACTTACAGAGGAATATTGGTCGTTGTATGAAAAAGTATTTAAAATTGGCAATATAATGCAGAGAACTATATTTAGAAAAGAGTTTTTTAAATTTCCGGGAAGATATTTATTTTATATGGCAATTAATCTTTATTATAGATATCACATAAAAAAAAGATTGACTCCTAATATTATTTGA
- a CDS encoding B12-binding domain-containing radical SAM protein translates to MSKRLSILLVRPKPPKETIGLQHVMICEPLELEYLVGNIDKDKASVEIIDMILEKKPIEFFIKKYKPNIIGMTAYITHVGVVKEMSKVIKSVSKDIITVVGGVHAEVVPEDFVSNYIDYIICSKPIETFLKIIDKVISGEDTKDIEGTYIEGKKYIRSSSFNIFHPDREAVSKYRKRYYYMFHNPCSLIKTSLGCPYKCNFCFCKEITGGKYYARQLDDVMKELESIKEREVYIVDDDFLFDEDRLNGFCDGLKERNINKRFLVYGRADFIASHERIIKRLSRYGLSAVIVGIESVREKDLKDFNKRSSLENNEKAIKILQKYGIELYATMILKPDFTKQDFKQIEDYIIGLNVSFVNLQPLTPLPGTEIYNDYKDKILVSRQNYAMWDLAHIVLKPEYMSIRQYYYQIIKTYARIVLRGDNIIKMLKKYGIKEVVKMWWGSQFVTMQYIKKIIRGR, encoded by the coding sequence GTGAGTAAAAGACTAAGTATATTATTGGTTCGTCCAAAACCTCCAAAAGAAACTATAGGGTTGCAACATGTGATGATATGTGAACCATTAGAGCTTGAATATTTGGTAGGGAATATAGATAAGGATAAAGCAAGTGTAGAAATTATAGATATGATACTTGAAAAAAAACCTATTGAGTTTTTTATAAAAAAATATAAACCTAATATTATAGGAATGACAGCGTATATTACTCACGTAGGAGTAGTAAAGGAAATGTCAAAAGTAATAAAATCTGTATCAAAGGATATTATAACTGTTGTGGGTGGGGTTCATGCAGAAGTAGTACCTGAAGATTTTGTTTCAAATTACATAGATTACATAATATGTTCAAAGCCTATAGAGACCTTTCTTAAAATAATAGATAAAGTGATATCAGGAGAAGACACTAAAGACATAGAAGGCACTTACATAGAAGGTAAAAAATACATAAGAAGTTCTTCTTTTAATATTTTTCATCCTGATAGAGAGGCTGTTTCAAAATACAGAAAAAGATATTATTATATGTTTCATAATCCTTGTTCACTTATAAAAACGTCATTAGGTTGTCCTTACAAATGTAACTTTTGTTTTTGCAAGGAAATAACCGGAGGAAAGTACTATGCAAGACAGCTTGATGATGTTATGAAGGAGCTTGAGAGCATAAAGGAGAGGGAAGTATATATAGTAGATGATGATTTTTTGTTTGATGAAGACAGACTGAATGGCTTTTGTGATGGATTAAAAGAAAGGAATATAAATAAAAGATTTTTGGTCTACGGAAGAGCAGACTTTATAGCAAGCCATGAAAGAATTATAAAAAGACTGTCAAGGTACGGGCTGAGTGCAGTAATTGTGGGAATAGAGTCGGTAAGAGAGAAAGACCTTAAGGATTTTAATAAGAGAAGTTCTCTTGAAAATAATGAGAAAGCTATAAAGATTCTACAAAAATACGGAATAGAGTTGTATGCAACTATGATTTTAAAACCTGATTTTACTAAACAGGATTTTAAACAAATAGAGGATTACATAATAGGTTTGAACGTAAGCTTTGTTAACTTACAACCTCTTACCCCATTACCGGGAACAGAGATTTATAATGATTATAAGGATAAAATATTGGTATCACGCCAAAACTATGCCATGTGGGATTTAGCACACATAGTGCTTAAGCCGGAATATATGAGTATAAGGCAGTATTATTATCAAATTATTAAAACATATGCAAGAATAGTTTTAAGAGGGGATAATATAATTAAGATGCTAAAAAAATATGGAATAAAAGAAGTGGTTAAGATGTGGTGGGGAAGTCAATTTGTTACTATGCAGTATATAAAAAAAATTATAAGAGGTAGATAG
- a CDS encoding class I SAM-dependent methyltransferase — MKGIWDFWANYYNKLWVQKYSLKPSRDRVISIIKKTDIDNGSLLDIGCGTGQLLEQVHSKFGMAFSITGADYSKNMLKHAERTFKIEGIRAKLINTDISDIRENIKDKFDIITCTHSLPYYKNQEKAITDMAYLLKENGYIIVVCASVNNFYDAIVCSILKLTTGKAHYPSITELKSFAGDNLNFMGFSRIKKAFFMPNIIAVVYKRK; from the coding sequence ATGAAGGGTATATGGGATTTTTGGGCAAATTATTACAATAAACTCTGGGTTCAAAAGTATTCATTAAAACCAAGTAGAGATAGAGTAATAAGTATTATTAAAAAGACAGATATAGATAATGGGAGTTTGCTTGATATTGGGTGTGGAACAGGACAACTTTTAGAGCAGGTGCACTCAAAATTTGGCATGGCTTTTTCTATTACTGGAGCAGATTATTCAAAAAATATGTTGAAGCATGCAGAAAGAACTTTTAAAATAGAGGGCATTAGAGCAAAACTTATAAATACAGATATAAGTGATATAAGAGAGAATATAAAAGACAAATTTGACATAATTACCTGTACACATTCCTTACCATATTATAAGAATCAGGAAAAAGCAATTACAGATATGGCGTATTTATTAAAAGAAAATGGATACATTATAGTTGTATGTGCTTCAGTAAATAACTTTTATGATGCCATTGTATGTAGCATATTAAAATTGACAACAGGCAAGGCACACTATCCTTCTATAACAGAACTTAAAAGTTTTGCAGGAGATAATCTTAACTTTATGGGTTTTAGTCGTATTAAAAAGGCATTTTTTATGCCGAATATAATAGCTGTAGTGTATAAAAGAAAGTGA